The proteins below are encoded in one region of Aulosira sp. FACHB-615:
- a CDS encoding ATP-binding protein produces MAFSHFVPQQSSQTLLWSVLNSITDPIFVKDRQHNWVFVNDAFCQFIGYERTKLIGKSDYDFFCKTQADVFWARDELVFTTGVTDENEELITDYQGKTQIISTKKSLLSDEAGNSFLVGSIRLVVPQDQIETTLLLQTINKLEQEINERQQTEKRFRRHSNALQQLVQSEKLQHDDFQIAIQYVTEVASLGLEVGRVSVWLYTENRSEIQCVDLYEQEYNRHSHGLELSVYDFPQYFQALKEEQIIAVTDVHTDARTAEFSATYTTPLGITAMLDARIWSRGEVIGVVCCEHLITPRQWTLEEQSFIGSITDFVRLVIESRDRKIAEAALRQQTQQLEQTLKELKRTQSQIIQSEKMSSLGQLVAGVAHEINNPVNFIYGNINPAINYVHDLFKLVNLYQENYPYPVEVIREEIDSIDLDFLMSDLPKLLSSLKIGADRIRQIVLSLRNFSRLDEAEYKAVNLHEGIDSTLLILENRLKAKPNYPGIKVIKDYGKLPLVECYAGQLNQVFMNILTNAIDAIEERDAQRTLKEMQATPSRIRIDTAVENETQIAIKIADNGLGIPEDIQKRIFDPFFTTKPIGKGTGMGMSISYQIITENHHGTLECISSVGKGTEFIIMIPLKQGED; encoded by the coding sequence ATGGCGTTTTCTCACTTTGTACCGCAACAATCTTCTCAGACTTTGCTGTGGAGTGTTCTGAACAGCATTACTGACCCCATTTTTGTGAAGGACAGACAACACAATTGGGTGTTTGTTAATGATGCGTTTTGTCAGTTCATTGGATATGAGCGAACAAAACTAATTGGTAAATCTGACTATGATTTTTTCTGCAAAACCCAAGCCGATGTTTTTTGGGCGAGAGATGAACTGGTTTTTACCACAGGTGTGACTGATGAAAATGAGGAATTAATCACAGATTACCAAGGTAAAACCCAAATCATATCTACTAAAAAAAGCTTATTATCTGACGAAGCTGGTAATTCATTTTTAGTAGGTTCAATTCGGCTAGTTGTTCCCCAAGATCAAATTGAAACTACTTTGCTACTTCAGACAATCAATAAATTAGAACAAGAAATTAATGAACGCCAACAAACAGAGAAACGCTTTCGCAGACATAGTAATGCGCTACAACAGCTTGTGCAGAGTGAAAAACTACAACATGATGATTTTCAAATTGCGATTCAATATGTAACTGAAGTAGCTAGTTTAGGTCTTGAGGTTGGGCGTGTTAGTGTTTGGTTATACACAGAGAACCGTTCGGAAATTCAATGTGTGGATTTATATGAACAAGAATATAATCGCCACAGTCACGGTTTGGAATTATCTGTTTACGACTTCCCGCAATATTTTCAAGCTCTCAAAGAAGAACAAATAATCGCAGTTACTGATGTGCATACTGATGCTCGTACTGCTGAATTTTCGGCAACTTATACAACTCCATTGGGAATTACTGCGATGTTGGATGCGCGGATATGGTCGAGAGGGGAAGTAATTGGTGTAGTTTGTTGTGAACATTTAATCACCCCACGCCAGTGGACATTAGAAGAACAAAGCTTTATTGGCTCAATTACTGACTTTGTGCGGCTGGTGATTGAATCACGCGATCGCAAAATTGCCGAAGCAGCACTCAGACAACAAACTCAACAACTAGAACAAACACTAAAAGAATTAAAACGTACTCAATCCCAAATCATTCAAAGTGAAAAAATGTCTTCTTTAGGACAACTAGTAGCGGGTGTAGCTCACGAAATCAATAATCCGGTTAACTTTATTTATGGCAATATTAATCCTGCGATTAATTATGTTCATGATTTATTCAAGCTAGTTAATCTTTATCAGGAAAACTATCCTTATCCTGTGGAGGTAATTCGAGAAGAAATCGATTCTATAGACTTAGATTTTTTAATGTCAGATTTACCCAAGCTATTATCTTCTCTGAAAATAGGAGCCGATCGCATTCGCCAAATTGTGCTATCTCTCCGTAATTTTTCTCGCCTGGATGAAGCTGAATATAAAGCGGTGAATCTGCACGAAGGTATTGATAGTACATTATTAATCTTAGAAAATCGGCTCAAGGCTAAACCTAATTATCCAGGTATTAAAGTTATTAAAGACTATGGTAAATTACCTCTGGTTGAGTGCTATGCTGGTCAACTCAATCAGGTATTTATGAATATTTTGACTAATGCGATCGATGCTATCGAAGAACGAGACGCACAACGCACACTAAAGGAAATGCAAGCTACTCCTAGTAGAATTCGGATTGATACAGCAGTTGAGAATGAAACTCAGATTGCTATTAAAATTGCTGATAATGGTTTGGGTATACCGGAAGATATTCAAAAACGGATTTTTGACCCATTTTTTACTACAAAACCCATTGGTAAAGGTACAGGAATGGGAATGTCAATTAGTTATCAAATTATCACCGAAAATCATCATGGAACCCTGGAGTGTATTTCATCTGTGGGCAAAGGTACAGAATTTATAATTATGATTCCTTTAAAACAAGGTGAGGATTGA
- a CDS encoding isopentenyl phosphate kinase, with the protein MLELVLVKLGGSLITDKNQPYTARLETMQKLVTEISLVRQQNPSVKLIIGNGAGSFGHQSAHKYNTINGVVCDADKLGFCLVHQDVLDLNKLLAHYFLQAGLPVVSLPPLTMVVTQNKQLVKTNFSVIENSLQAGLIPLVFGDVVLDQVIGGTILSTETLLAELAKYFHIQDNYQVKLINAGNYPGVYDDNGQVIPEITPANYAQIKAAIGKSASIDVTGGMIQKVEEFLAISDWGIDCWIIDGNIPGNLVKAVLGQATLGTVIRSGECR; encoded by the coding sequence ATGCTAGAGCTAGTATTAGTCAAATTAGGAGGTTCTTTAATCACTGATAAGAACCAACCATACACTGCTCGACTAGAAACTATGCAAAAACTAGTTACGGAAATTAGTCTAGTCAGGCAGCAAAATCCTAGTGTAAAACTGATTATTGGCAATGGTGCTGGTTCTTTTGGGCATCAGTCAGCACATAAATATAATACTATCAATGGTGTTGTCTGTGATGCTGATAAACTAGGGTTTTGTCTAGTTCATCAAGATGTTTTAGATTTAAATAAATTACTGGCCCATTATTTTTTACAAGCAGGTTTACCAGTAGTGAGCTTACCACCTCTCACGATGGTAGTGACTCAGAATAAACAGCTAGTGAAAACAAACTTTTCGGTAATTGAAAATAGTTTACAAGCTGGCTTAATACCGTTGGTTTTCGGTGATGTTGTTTTAGATCAAGTCATTGGCGGTACTATTCTTTCTACTGAAACTTTATTAGCAGAGTTAGCCAAATACTTTCATATTCAAGATAACTACCAAGTCAAACTCATCAATGCGGGGAATTATCCTGGTGTGTATGACGACAATGGGCAAGTAATACCTGAGATTACACCAGCCAATTATGCTCAAATTAAAGCTGCTATCGGCAAGAGTGCGTCAATAGATGTAACTGGCGGGATGATTCAGAAGGTAGAAGAATTTTTGGCTATTTCTGATTGGGGAATTGATTGTTGGATAATTGATGGCAATATTCCCGGAAATTTAGTCAAGGCTGTGTTAGGACAGGCGACTTTAGGAACAGTGATCCGCTCTGGTGAATGCAGGTAA
- the era gene encoding GTPase Era gives MTSIENHVFSFSGEVLIPQAPPEYKSGFIGIIGRPNVGKSTLMNQLVGQKIAITSPVAQTTRNRLRGILTTEAAQLIFVDTPGIHKPHHQLGEVLVQNAKIAIESVDVVLFVVDSTAACGAGDRYIAELLTHSHTPVILGLNKIDQQPTDSQFIDESYQQLGDANQWPLAKFSAKTGTGLPELQELLTENLATGPLYYPPDLVTDQPERFIMGELIREQILLLTREEVPHSVAIAIDKVEETPSITRVMATIHVERDSQKGILIGKGGSMLKAIGSAAREQIQKLISGKVYLELFVKVQPKWRQSRLNLAEFGYRVEE, from the coding sequence GTGACTAGTATTGAAAATCACGTCTTCTCTTTTTCAGGAGAAGTATTAATTCCTCAAGCTCCTCCTGAGTATAAATCGGGGTTTATCGGCATTATTGGTCGTCCAAATGTCGGTAAATCTACTCTAATGAATCAATTAGTTGGTCAAAAAATTGCAATAACCTCACCAGTAGCCCAAACTACGCGGAATCGTTTGCGAGGAATTTTGACCACCGAAGCAGCACAATTAATTTTCGTCGATACACCGGGAATTCATAAACCCCATCACCAATTGGGGGAAGTGTTAGTACAAAATGCCAAAATTGCCATTGAATCAGTAGATGTGGTGCTGTTTGTAGTTGATAGTACAGCTGCTTGTGGTGCTGGCGATCGCTACATTGCGGAGTTATTAACCCACAGTCACACCCCCGTAATTTTGGGACTGAACAAAATTGATCAGCAACCAACGGATTCCCAGTTTATCGATGAAAGTTACCAACAACTAGGTGATGCTAACCAATGGCCGTTAGCGAAATTCTCCGCCAAGACTGGTACAGGATTACCAGAACTACAAGAATTACTGACGGAAAATTTAGCAACAGGCCCCTTATACTATCCGCCTGACTTGGTGACAGACCAACCAGAACGGTTTATTATGGGCGAGTTAATTCGGGAACAGATTTTACTGTTAACCCGTGAAGAAGTGCCGCATTCTGTGGCGATCGCCATTGATAAAGTAGAAGAAACACCATCAATTACCCGCGTCATGGCTACCATCCACGTCGAACGCGATTCCCAAAAAGGTATTTTAATTGGTAAAGGTGGTTCTATGCTCAAAGCCATTGGTAGCGCCGCCCGCGAACAAATCCAAAAACTCATCTCCGGCAAAGTATACCTGGAACTTTTCGTCAAAGTCCAGCCAAAGTGGCGACAGTCTCGGTTAAATTTGGCAGAGTTTGGCTATCGCGTGGAAGAATAG
- a CDS encoding nitrilase-related carbon-nitrogen hydrolase: MADIPNSIASYRALALQATCHAVNQARDRHSAQEIIHNTINRLAQQIAASIAFIGFDCRLIVLPEYFLTGFPMGESLAVWREKACIEMHGAEYEALSKIAQKHQIFLAGNAYELDPNFPHLYFQTCFVIDPSGTIVLRYRRLNSLFAPTPHDVWDQYLDCYGLEGVFPVAKTAIGNLAALASEEILYPEVARCLAMRGAEIFLHSTSEVYNKNLTPKDAAKISRAVENMAYVVSSNTAGLANSTIPISSVDGGSKIVDYRGIVLAETGAGESMAAFTEIDLAALRRDRHRPGLNNLLSRQRFEIYAQSYSEAQFYPANTMLNQEVDRKHFIQTQQQTIERLSQLGVI; this comes from the coding sequence ATGGCAGATATTCCCAATTCCATCGCATCATACCGAGCCTTAGCATTGCAAGCCACTTGTCATGCTGTCAATCAAGCACGCGATCGCCACTCAGCCCAAGAAATCATTCATAATACTATCAACCGCTTGGCACAACAAATTGCCGCCAGCATTGCTTTTATTGGGTTTGACTGTCGCTTAATTGTCCTCCCAGAATATTTCCTCACCGGTTTCCCGATGGGTGAATCTCTGGCTGTGTGGCGAGAAAAAGCTTGTATAGAAATGCACGGTGCAGAATATGAAGCCCTCAGTAAAATTGCCCAAAAGCATCAAATCTTTTTAGCTGGAAACGCCTACGAACTCGACCCCAACTTTCCCCATTTATACTTTCAAACTTGCTTTGTTATTGACCCTTCTGGCACGATTGTTTTGCGGTATCGACGGCTAAATTCTTTGTTCGCACCAACACCCCATGATGTTTGGGATCAATATCTTGATTGCTATGGTTTAGAAGGGGTTTTTCCCGTGGCGAAAACTGCTATTGGCAATTTAGCTGCTTTAGCTTCCGAAGAAATTTTGTATCCAGAAGTGGCGCGGTGTTTAGCTATGCGTGGTGCCGAGATTTTTCTGCATTCCACCTCAGAAGTGTATAACAAAAACCTCACACCCAAAGACGCGGCGAAAATTTCTCGTGCTGTGGAAAATATGGCTTACGTTGTTTCTAGCAATACCGCAGGTCTAGCTAATAGTACTATCCCCATTTCTTCTGTTGATGGCGGCTCAAAAATAGTAGATTATCGCGGAATTGTATTAGCAGAAACAGGTGCAGGTGAAAGTATGGCCGCTTTTACCGAGATAGATTTAGCCGCTTTAAGACGCGATCGCCATCGTCCAGGGTTAAATAATTTACTTTCTCGCCAGCGATTTGAAATCTACGCCCAAAGCTACAGTGAGGCACAATTTTACCCAGCAAACACTATGCTAAATCAAGAAGTAGACCGCAAACACTTCATCCAAACACAGCAACAAACAATAGAACGCCTATCTCAGCTAGGAGTGATTTGA
- a CDS encoding response regulator transcription factor produces MSTNPSYSFNLPNDQPVLRVLIVEDDPMMQLGLEQSLMAQPQLEIVGQAEDGYLGVQAALKLKPDLVVMDIGLPRLDGIAATQQIKAALPETHVVMLTSHTTETEVIAALSSGADAYCIKGASVERLLKAIAAAVDGATYLDPQIARRVIDNLKPPTTQGNTANLSTRELEVLKLMVEGLSNPEIAEKLYLSPNTVKTHVRGIMNKLAVDDRVQAAVVALRSGLV; encoded by the coding sequence ATGTCTACCAATCCTAGCTACTCCTTCAATCTGCCGAATGATCAACCTGTATTGCGCGTTTTGATTGTGGAAGATGATCCGATGATGCAACTAGGACTAGAACAATCACTAATGGCGCAACCCCAGTTGGAAATTGTTGGACAAGCAGAAGATGGTTATTTAGGGGTACAAGCAGCCTTAAAATTAAAACCAGATTTGGTAGTCATGGATATTGGTTTACCGCGCCTGGATGGGATTGCAGCGACACAGCAAATTAAAGCGGCCTTACCAGAAACCCATGTCGTGATGCTGACATCCCACACCACCGAAACAGAAGTAATTGCGGCATTATCCAGTGGTGCAGATGCTTATTGTATCAAAGGTGCGAGTGTAGAAAGACTGTTAAAAGCGATCGCAGCCGCCGTTGATGGCGCGACTTATTTAGATCCGCAAATCGCCAGACGTGTCATTGATAACCTCAAACCTCCCACAACCCAAGGAAACACCGCCAATCTTTCCACCAGAGAGTTAGAAGTTTTAAAACTCATGGTAGAAGGTTTAAGCAACCCCGAAATTGCGGAAAAACTTTATCTGAGTCCCAATACCGTTAAAACCCATGTCCGTGGGATTATGAACAAACTAGCAGTTGATGATCGTGTTCAAGCTGCTGTAGTGGCACTGCGATCGGGTTTAGTATAG
- a CDS encoding L-histidine N(alpha)-methyltransferase has product MAKNFHQNSQFSADNSISHPRIAKPSSEFYTVFSSAEVLEIIHALETRWEIPLKYSYKGQGAKIWHDFYQKFISPKWYRKSSVEIDLLRNSFAYIYENISKFSQVNIIDVGAGNSYPAKEFVFRLNQLNKINKYIALDISEGLLTVSKKNFTSWFPKLDYSNQQIDIENSCIPANFSGKPKIILHLGVTMGNHHNRNQVLHNFRNSMDENDLLIFTNEIGSNSQWDGIARGGCKYHAEAIYRTIKNTIGIKSQDCQLIRKYDLATDSVVANIKFQHNYTIDFSFQGIDKSIEIPKGKEITIWRHHKYEMPKLTQELESAGLELVHYTTNKYSSHIMAICQVANI; this is encoded by the coding sequence ATGGCAAAAAACTTTCATCAAAACTCGCAATTTTCCGCAGATAATTCTATTTCTCACCCTCGTATAGCAAAGCCAAGTTCTGAGTTTTATACTGTTTTTTCCTCAGCAGAAGTTTTAGAAATTATTCACGCCTTAGAAACTCGATGGGAAATCCCTCTGAAATATTCTTATAAAGGCCAAGGGGCAAAAATATGGCATGATTTTTATCAGAAATTTATTAGCCCTAAATGGTATCGCAAATCAAGTGTAGAAATTGACCTATTAAGGAACAGTTTTGCATATATTTATGAAAATATATCAAAATTTAGCCAAGTCAATATTATCGACGTGGGTGCAGGAAATTCATACCCAGCCAAAGAATTTGTTTTCCGACTCAATCAATTGAATAAAATTAATAAATATATTGCTTTAGATATTAGTGAAGGATTGCTGACTGTATCTAAGAAGAATTTTACAAGTTGGTTTCCTAAACTGGATTATAGCAACCAACAAATTGACATTGAAAATAGCTGTATACCTGCAAATTTCTCAGGCAAACCCAAAATCATTCTGCATTTGGGTGTGACAATGGGCAACCATCACAATAGAAATCAGGTGCTGCATAACTTTAGAAATAGTATGGATGAAAATGATTTGCTCATCTTTACCAATGAAATTGGTTCTAACTCTCAATGGGATGGCATAGCCAGAGGTGGCTGTAAGTATCATGCCGAAGCCATATATCGCACAATCAAAAATACAATTGGTATTAAATCTCAAGATTGTCAACTAATTAGAAAGTATGACTTAGCAACAGATAGTGTCGTCGCTAATATCAAATTCCAGCATAATTACACTATAGATTTCAGCTTCCAAGGAATAGATAAATCTATTGAAATACCCAAGGGTAAAGAAATTACAATTTGGAGACATCATAAATATGAAATGCCTAAACTTACCCAAGAACTAGAAAGTGCGGGATTAGAACTTGTTCATTACACTACTAACAAATATTCATCACATATTATGGCAATTTGTCAGGTTGCTAATATCTAA